From the Quercus lobata isolate SW786 chromosome 6, ValleyOak3.0 Primary Assembly, whole genome shotgun sequence genome, one window contains:
- the LOC115949789 gene encoding uncharacterized protein LOC115949789 has protein sequence MSCLAWNCRGLGNLHTVRELGDVIRAKDLSVVFLAETLTDDARLEFVQRSIGFEHRWVVPRVGRSGGLVLYWKASVNLMVEDSDRHYIDAVINKNTDNEWRLTRFYGEPDTARRHEAWAKLRALNSQPEKPWLCLGDFNEIIKQEEKQGGARRPYYLMQQFREVIDECGFMDLGFEGPKFTWSKHFESGISIWERLDRCLVNNSWFMMFGGSRVYHLSCSSSDHIPLFISPSGLIPPSRKKNFRFEQMWLSNSGCEEVMEV, from the coding sequence ATGAGTTGCTTAGCatggaactgtcgtgggcttgggaacctacaTACAGTGAGGGAGCTTGGTGATGTTATTCGGGCAAAAGATCTCTCTGTGGTGTTTTTAGCCGAGACACTTACAGATGATGCAAGGCTAGAATTCGTTCAGAGAAGTATTGGTTTTGAGCATAGATGGGTCGTACCGAGGGTGGGAAGAAGTGGTGGACTAGTTCTATATTGGAAAGCATCAGTTAATTTGATGGTGGAAGATTCAGATAGACACTATATTGATGCGGTGATCAATAAAAATACGGATAATGAGTGGAGATTAACTAGGTTTTATGGGGAACCTGATACAGCGAGAAGACATGAAGCTTGGGCCAAATTAAGAGCTCTAAACTCACAACCTGAGAAGCCTTGGCTTTGTCttggagattttaatgagattataAAACAAGAGGAGAAACAAGGAGGAGCTAGAAGACCTTATTATCTGATGCAGCAGTTTAGGGAGGTGATTGATGAATGTGGCTtcatggatttgggttttgagggaCCTAAATTTACATGGAGCAAACACTTTGAAAGCGGGATTTCAATTTGGGAGAGGCTTGATAGGTGTTTGGTTAATAATAGTTGGTTTATGATGTTTGGAGGGTCAAGGGTGTATCACTTGTCTTGCTCTTCATCGGATCATATCCCATTATTCATCTCCCCATCGGGTTTGATTCCTCCAAGccggaaaaaaaattttaggttcGAACAAATGTGGCTTTCAAACTCGGGTTGTGAGGAAGTAATGGAAGTGTAG